AAACAGATCGACGTCGAAGTTTGTCATGTCCTGCCCGCGCGCCCGAAGCCGGTCATTCGCGGGCATGCCGCGATGACCGGTATATTGGCGTCAGATGGCCTTGCCGCGCGCCTTCATCTCGGCGCGGAACTTGTCGATGATCTTCTGGGAGAAAGTCTGCGCCCACTGATCCATGAAATTGCGCGAGGCTGCGAAGATCTGCGGCTCCTGCTCGATCACTTTCTTGCCGAGTGGCGACTTGTACCAGGCGGCGATATCCTTCAACTCCTGTTCGGAGAAGCGGGAGGCATAGATTTTTGCGATCTCGTCGCCGATCTCCTTCTCGCCACCGACGAGATCCTTCGCCACCTTGGGCGCGAGTTCGTTGAGATCCTTCTGATAGTTGAGGTTGCTCGATACGAGCGTCCCCTTGGCGCGCTCGACAAGGCTCGGCACGGCCTCCTTGTAGAGTTCCTCGATATGCTTGTCGGCAAGGATCTGCCTGGCGGTCGCAATCGCCGCCGGCGACGGGTTGGGATTCGACTGCGCGAGAGCCGGGCCTGCCATCACGCCGACAAAGCCAGCCGCCAGAAGGGCGTAAATCGTCTTCTTCATTTCAAAGCTCCTCAAACCCGGCCTGCCGGCCGATCAACGATACGAAGCCCCTGCGATCCGGCCAGAATAACCGTCTTCGCAAGGCCGATGAACAATCCATGCTCCACCACACCGGGAATGGCGCTGAGCAGCGATGCAAGGCGCGGCGGGTCCGGGATGCGTCCCAGATGAGCGTCCACGATCCAGTGGCCGCCATCGGTGACAAAAGCATGGCCATCCTTGCCCTGCCGGAGGCTTATTTCGCCCCCGACCCCGGCCTGTGCGAATGCCGCCGCCAGCGCATGGCGGGTCGCCCCGAGGCCGAACGGGATGACTTCCACCGGCAACGGAAACCGTCCGAGCGTGTCCACCCATTTGCTGTCATCGGAAATCACCACCATCCGCGCCGAGGCCGCCGCGACGATCTTCTCGCGCAAAAGCGCGCCGCCGCCGCCCTTGATGAGATTGAGCGAGGGGTCGATTTCGTCGGCGCCATCGACGGTCAGATCAAGATGGTCGATCTCGTCGAGCGTCGTCAGCGGCACGCCGCAGCGTTCGGCATCGGCCCGCGTCACCTCGGAAGTCGGCACCCCGATCACGCGCAGGCCGTCACGCACGCGCTCGCCCAGCAATTCCACGAAATGCTTCGCCGTCGAGCCGGTGCCAAGGCCGAGTTGCATGCCGTTTTCGACATACGCCAGCGCCTGCGCGGCCGCGGCCCGTTTCAGTTCTTCCTTCGACATTGCGCCAGCACCCCCATCACCCGGACGGCGCGGCTTTCTACTCTCGATTTGTCCCGAGGAACAGGGTTGCGCCCCCTGAAATCCGCTGATTTTTCCTGCCCCTTGCGCTGGCGGCGGCTGCGCGGTAGCGAACAATTATGAGCAATCTCCCCCTCATTGTTTTCGATCTCGACGGCACGCTGGTGGATAGCGCGCCGGACCTCGTGAATGCCCTGAACTTCGTGCTGGAGCGCGAGGGGCTGTCCCCCGTTCCGCTCGCACCGGCACGGAAAATGATCGGCGCCGGCGCGCGCGCCATGATCGATCGGGCGCTGGAAGCCGAGGGCCGCGTCTGCACACCCGATTACGTTTCGAAAATGACCGACGATTTCATCGCGTTCTACGCCGATCACATCTCCGACAATACGCGCCCGTTTGAAGGCACCGAAGCCGCGCTCGACGAACTCGCACACCGGGGGCACCGGCTCGCCGTCTGCACGAACAAGCTCGAGTGGCTGTCCAACCGGCTGCTCAACAACCTGAACATGAGCGCGCGCTTCGCTGCGATCTGCGGCGCGGATACTTTCGGTGTCCAGAAACCCGACCCCGCCATCCTGCGCCAGACCATCGCCCGCGCGGGCGGCACTCCGGCGGCCGCGATCATGGTCGGCGATTCCGGGGCCGACATCGGCGTCGCCAAACGCGCCGGCGTTCCCGTCATCGCCGTCGATTTCGGCTACACGCCGATCGCGGTGAAGGATCTCGACCCCGACCGGCTGATCTCCCACATGCGCGATCTTCCGGCTACGGTGACGGACCTGCTTGTTGCCGCAAGTAATTGATATAGATCAATTTTAGGTCGCACCTTCAGAAGTCGCATTAACCGCGTCTGTTAAGATGCCGCGCCGTCCGGTTGCGCTCATATGCCGCGACCCCTATGCTTGTTGGCGGGGATTGTGTGCTTGGCCGTGGGGATCGTGTGCCAGCCACATCAAAAACGGATGTATCCATGCGTGTTGTTCTCATCGTTGCGGCAGGGCTCAGCCTTGCAGGCTGCTCCTCCACGGATTTGTTCAAATCCACGCCGCCGCAGGTGACCCTGCAACTGGATTCCACGCCTCCAGGGGCCGATGCGACGACATCCGTCGGGCCGGGATGTAAAACACCCTGTTCCGTACAGGTCCCGGCGGGAGAGAATTTCACCGTGACCTACGCGCTGGCGAAATATCAGCCCGCGACCATGGAGGTCACGGTCGTCAAGCAGTCCGGCGCCGATCCGATCCTCGACCCGAACCCGGTGGTCGCCGAGCTTCAGCCCGCCACCCCGCCCAAGAAGCCGAAACGCAAGCCGCATCCGAAACCGAAGGCGGCGGCTCCCGCGGCCCAGCCCGCACCTGCCGCGACCGCTTCACCGCCGCCCGCCGGCCTGTCGCCGTTCCCTCCGGTCCGCTGAACCGTTCGGTCTAAAAAGCCCCCCTGCGTCGGATCGCCGATTGTGCCAGGCCCTTGCAGCGCCTAAATAAAGCAGGTTGCCCGGCCGTGAGGACGGGCGGCCTATGCTGGCGGAACATGATGGACGCTCCTCTGGATACAACGGGCAAAACCACTCCGATGATCGATCCGTTCGGGCGGACGATCAGCTATCTGCGCGTCTCGGTGACCGACCGCTGCGACCTGCGCTGCTTCTACTGCATGTCCGAGGACATGACCTTCCTGCCCCGCAGCGATCTGCTCACGCTGGAAGAACTCGACCGGCTGTGTTCCGCCTTCATCGCCAGGGGCGTGCGCAAGCTGCGCCTCACCGGCGGCGAACCGCTGGTCCGCCGCAACGTGATGTCGCTGTTCCGCTCGCTCTCGCGCCATTTGCAGAGCGGTGCTCTGAAAGAACTGACGCTCACCAGCAACGGCTCTCAACTTGAGAAATATGCAGCCGAACTCGCCGATTGCGGCGTACGCCGGATCAACGTGTCGCTCGACACGCTCGACCGCGACAAGTTCCGCGCCATTACCCGCTGGGGCGACATCGACAAGGTGCTTGCCGGGATCAAGGCCGCGCAGCGCGCCGGTCTGCGGGTGAAGATCAACGCCGTCGCGCTCAAGAACATGAACGAGGACGAGATCCCGTCCCTGATGCGCTGGGCGCACGGCGAAGGCATGGACATGACGCTGATCGAGGTCATGCCGATGGGCGACATCAGCGGCGGCCGTCTCGACCAGTATGTGCCGCTGTCGATGGTGCGCTCACGTCTTGCGACCCAGTTCACGTTGGCCGACCTCTCCGAGAGTTCCGGCGGCCCCGCCCGCTACGTCCATGTCGGCGAGACCGGGGGCAAGCTCGGCTTCATCACCCCGCTGACGCATAATTTCTGCGAATCCTGCAACCGCGTCCGCATCACCTGCACGGGAACATTGCACACCTGCCTCGGTCAGGAGGATGCTTCCGACCTGCGCAAGCCGCTGCGTGCGTCGCCCGACGATACCCTGCTGAGCGCCACGATAGATCGTGCGATAGGCTTGAAACCCAAGGGCCATGATTTCGTGATCGACCGCCGCCACAATGGCCCGAGCGTCAGCCGCCACATGAGCGTAACTGGTGGTTGATATACCACCCCGATACCCCGGACATCTCCAAACTTCCAATTGACGCCAGCCTGAGGCGCTGATTGTGTGCCCCACTATTGTAGTGCCCGCAAGGTTGCCTGCTCCTATTGGAGCATAAGAAGCAACCGGCCGAGAGCATCTGGGGAATTAACAGAGTGGATATTCTTAAACTCACGCGCGCGGTGGATCGCGTCAGCGATGTCGCTGGCTATATCGCGAAGTGGCTGGTGCTGCTCGCCTGCCTCGTCAGCGCCGGCAACGCCGTCATCCGTTATCTGTTCAGCTACAGTTCCAACGGCTGGCTCGAAATCCAGTGGTACATGTTCGGCGGCATCGTCCTGCTCGGCGCGGCGCAGACGCTGCGGCTGAACGAGCATGTCCGCATCGACCTGCTCTACTCCAACGTATCCGACCGGGCCCGGCTGTGGATCGACGTCTTCGGTTTCGTCGTGTTCCTGCTGCCGGTCATGGCCTATCTGGTCTATCTGACGTGGCCGTTCTTCCTCAATTCATTCCGCTCCGGTGAAGTCTCGATGAACGCCGGCGGCCTGATCCTGTGGCCCGCCAAGATATTGCTGCCGACCGGCTTCGCGCTGCTGTTCCTGCAAGGCCTCGCCGAACTCGCCAAGCGCATCGCCGCCCTGAAGGGTGCGATCAAAATCGACACCCATTACGAAGCTCCGCTTCAATAGCCGCGAGAGACGACGATGTTTTCCCACGGCATCATGCCTCCTCTGATGTTCGGCACCATGATCTGCTTCATGGTGCTCGGCTTCCCCGTTGCGTTCTCGCTGAGCGCGGTCGGCCTGTTCTTCGGCATTATCGGCATCGAGACCGGCCATTTCGATCCGGCCTTCCTGCAAGCCCTGCCGTTCCGCTTCTACGGCATCATCTCCAACGACCTGCTGCTGTCGATTCCGTTCTTCACCTTCATGGGCGCCATTCTCGAGCGCTGCGGCCTCGCCGAAGATCTGCTCGAAGGAACCGGCCAGTTGTTCGGCAAGGTTCCGGGCGGTCTTGCCTATGCCGTCATTATCGTGGGCGCGATCCTCGGCGCCATCACCGGCACCGTCGCGGCATCCGTCATCGCGATGGGCGTGATCTCGCTGCCGATCATGATGCGCTACGGCTACGACATGAAGCTCGCCACCGGCGTGATCGCCGCGTCCGGCACCATCACCCAGCTCATTCCTCCCTCGCTGGTTCTGATCGTGCTCGCCGACCAGCTCGGCCGTTCGGTCGGCGACATGTATCTCGGCGCGATCGGCCCTTCGATCCTGCAAGTCCTGATCTTCCTCGGCTACATCGTGCTGCTGTCGATCATGCGGCCCAACGCGATGCCGCCGATTCCGGAATCGGCGCGCGAGCCGATGAACTGGCGGCTCGTCAGCCGCGTGCTGTGGGGCATGATCCCCTCCATCGTCCTGATCTTCCTCGTGCTCGGCACCATCGGCCTCGGCCTTGCGACGCCGACCGAAGCCGGAGCGATGGGCGCTGTCGGCGCGATCCTGCTCGCCGCCATGCATCGCCGCCTCACCTGGCCTCTGGTCGAACAGGCGATGACCTCGACGATGCGCCTCACCGCGATGGTGGTGTTCATCCTGATCGGCTCGACCTGCTTCAGCCTCGTCTTCCAGGGCATGGACGGCGCGCGCTGGATCGAGCACATGCTGACGGGGCTGCCGGGCGGCGTGGTCGGCTTCCTGATCTTCGTCAACATCTTCGTCTTCTTCCTGGCGTTCTTCCTCGACTTCTTCGAGATCGCCTTCATCATCATCCCCCTGCTCGCGCCCGTCGCGAGCAAGCTCGGCATCGACCTTGTCTGGTTCGGCGTGCTGCTCTGCGTGAACATGCAGACCTCGTTCATGCACCCGCCGTTCGGGTTCGCGCTGTTCTACCTGCGCGGCATCGCACCGCCGGAAGTGAAGAGCTCCGACATCTATTGGGGCGCGATGCCATGGGTGTTCATGCAGGTCATCCTGGTGATCGTCGTGATCTACTGGCCAGGCGCGGTGACCTACTGGATCGACACCAGCAAGGTCGATACCACCAACGTCAAGATCGAGATTCCGCAAATCGAAATGCCGAAACTCGATCTCGGAATACCCAACTTCAAGTAGCCGGCTATTCTGGAAAATTGATTTGAAAATGCGAAAGCCCGGCCTCACAGGCCGGGCTTTTACACGCCGTCAGACGTTTCCCGCATCAGCCGCGGCTTCGAGAGCGTATCTGGAAACTATCGAACGTCAGTTCGGCGACCTGCCACCACAGATACTCATCGTTGCGATAGGCCTGCATCGCATCGATCGACTGCTTGAAGCTCGGATTCTTGGCGGACAGGTCCGCCCACAATTCGTTCGTCGCCTTGAGCGCCTCTTCCAGAATGTCCTTGTTAAAGGGACGCAGCATCGTGCCGCTCGCGACAAGGCGCTTCAAGGCCGCCGGATTCTGCTCGTCATAACGCGCCGCCATATAGATGTTGGCGTTCGCCATCGCATTGGCGACGATCGCCTGATAGTTTTTCGGCAGCGAATTCCACTTCGCCAGATTGGTGAAGACATGGATCATCGGGCCGCCTTCCCAGAAGCCGGGATAATAATAGAACGGCGCGACCTTCTGGAATCCGAGCTTTTCGTCGTCGTAAGGCCCAACCCATTCGGCCGCGTCGATGGTGCCCTTTTCCAGCGCCGGATAGATGTCGCTGCCCGCGAGTTGCTGCGGCACGACGCCGAGCTTCGCCATCACCTGCCCGGCGATGCCGCCGATGCGCATCTTCAGGCCGCGCAGATCGGCGAGCGTCTTGATCTCCTTGCGAAACCAGCCACCCATCTGGGTGTTGGTGTTGCCGCACGGATGCGCGATCACGCCATACTTCTGGAAGAAGGCGTTGCCGAGCTGTTCGCCGCCGCCCTGGTACCACCATGAATTCTGCATCCGCGCGTTCAGCCCGAACGGCACGCAGGAATAGATCGCGAAGGTCGGGTCCTTGCCGACATAGTAGTAAGCCACGCTGTGGCTCATCTCGACGGTGCCGTTCGCGGCCGCGTCGAGTGCCTGCAAACCGGGAACGAGTTCGCCCGCGGCGAACACCTCGATCTGGAATTTGTTGTCGGTCATTTCGGCGACCTGCTTCGCCATCATCACGCCCGCGCCGAAAAGCGTATCGAGCGATTTCGGGAAGCTCGACGTCATCCGCCACTTGATGACGGGCATCGACTGCGCGATGGCCGGGGATGCAATGGATGCGCCTGCGGCACCCGCTGCCGACACTTTCAGAAAATCGCGACGCTTCATGAATATCCCCCGGACTATGCTGGAACCGGGTCTATCGGAATTACGCGCGCCAAAAAAGGATTATCGCCGGGCTCCCGCACGGGAGTGTCCCTGTGCAACGCAACAGAATATTCCGCGCAGCAAAAAGCCCGGCCT
The nucleotide sequence above comes from [Pseudomonas] carboxydohydrogena. Encoded proteins:
- the rpiA gene encoding ribose-5-phosphate isomerase RpiA — its product is MSKEELKRAAAAQALAYVENGMQLGLGTGSTAKHFVELLGERVRDGLRVIGVPTSEVTRADAERCGVPLTTLDEIDHLDLTVDGADEIDPSLNLIKGGGGALLREKIVAAASARMVVISDDSKWVDTLGRFPLPVEVIPFGLGATRHALAAAFAQAGVGGEISLRQGKDGHAFVTDGGHWIVDAHLGRIPDPPRLASLLSAIPGVVEHGLFIGLAKTVILAGSQGLRIVDRPAGRV
- a CDS encoding TRAP transporter small permease subunit gives rise to the protein MDRVSDVAGYIAKWLVLLACLVSAGNAVIRYLFSYSSNGWLEIQWYMFGGIVLLGAAQTLRLNEHVRIDLLYSNVSDRARLWIDVFGFVVFLLPVMAYLVYLTWPFFLNSFRSGEVSMNAGGLILWPAKILLPTGFALLFLQGLAELAKRIAALKGAIKIDTHYEAPLQ
- a CDS encoding PEGA domain-containing protein; its protein translation is MRVVLIVAAGLSLAGCSSTDLFKSTPPQVTLQLDSTPPGADATTSVGPGCKTPCSVQVPAGENFTVTYALAKYQPATMEVTVVKQSGADPILDPNPVVAELQPATPPKKPKRKPHPKPKAAAPAAQPAPAATASPPPAGLSPFPPVR
- a CDS encoding TRAP transporter substrate-binding protein; protein product: MKRRDFLKVSAAGAAGASIASPAIAQSMPVIKWRMTSSFPKSLDTLFGAGVMMAKQVAEMTDNKFQIEVFAAGELVPGLQALDAAANGTVEMSHSVAYYYVGKDPTFAIYSCVPFGLNARMQNSWWYQGGGEQLGNAFFQKYGVIAHPCGNTNTQMGGWFRKEIKTLADLRGLKMRIGGIAGQVMAKLGVVPQQLAGSDIYPALEKGTIDAAEWVGPYDDEKLGFQKVAPFYYYPGFWEGGPMIHVFTNLAKWNSLPKNYQAIVANAMANANIYMAARYDEQNPAALKRLVASGTMLRPFNKDILEEALKATNELWADLSAKNPSFKQSIDAMQAYRNDEYLWWQVAELTFDSFQIRSRSRG
- a CDS encoding DUF2059 domain-containing protein; its protein translation is MKKTIYALLAAGFVGVMAGPALAQSNPNPSPAAIATARQILADKHIEELYKEAVPSLVERAKGTLVSSNLNYQKDLNELAPKVAKDLVGGEKEIGDEIAKIYASRFSEQELKDIAAWYKSPLGKKVIEQEPQIFAASRNFMDQWAQTFSQKIIDKFRAEMKARGKAI
- the moaA gene encoding GTP 3',8-cyclase MoaA yields the protein MMDAPLDTTGKTTPMIDPFGRTISYLRVSVTDRCDLRCFYCMSEDMTFLPRSDLLTLEELDRLCSAFIARGVRKLRLTGGEPLVRRNVMSLFRSLSRHLQSGALKELTLTSNGSQLEKYAAELADCGVRRINVSLDTLDRDKFRAITRWGDIDKVLAGIKAAQRAGLRVKINAVALKNMNEDEIPSLMRWAHGEGMDMTLIEVMPMGDISGGRLDQYVPLSMVRSRLATQFTLADLSESSGGPARYVHVGETGGKLGFITPLTHNFCESCNRVRITCTGTLHTCLGQEDASDLRKPLRASPDDTLLSATIDRAIGLKPKGHDFVIDRRHNGPSVSRHMSVTGG
- a CDS encoding HAD-IA family hydrolase, producing the protein MSNLPLIVFDLDGTLVDSAPDLVNALNFVLEREGLSPVPLAPARKMIGAGARAMIDRALEAEGRVCTPDYVSKMTDDFIAFYADHISDNTRPFEGTEAALDELAHRGHRLAVCTNKLEWLSNRLLNNLNMSARFAAICGADTFGVQKPDPAILRQTIARAGGTPAAAIMVGDSGADIGVAKRAGVPVIAVDFGYTPIAVKDLDPDRLISHMRDLPATVTDLLVAASN
- a CDS encoding TRAP transporter large permease; amino-acid sequence: MFSHGIMPPLMFGTMICFMVLGFPVAFSLSAVGLFFGIIGIETGHFDPAFLQALPFRFYGIISNDLLLSIPFFTFMGAILERCGLAEDLLEGTGQLFGKVPGGLAYAVIIVGAILGAITGTVAASVIAMGVISLPIMMRYGYDMKLATGVIAASGTITQLIPPSLVLIVLADQLGRSVGDMYLGAIGPSILQVLIFLGYIVLLSIMRPNAMPPIPESAREPMNWRLVSRVLWGMIPSIVLIFLVLGTIGLGLATPTEAGAMGAVGAILLAAMHRRLTWPLVEQAMTSTMRLTAMVVFILIGSTCFSLVFQGMDGARWIEHMLTGLPGGVVGFLIFVNIFVFFLAFFLDFFEIAFIIIPLLAPVASKLGIDLVWFGVLLCVNMQTSFMHPPFGFALFYLRGIAPPEVKSSDIYWGAMPWVFMQVILVIVVIYWPGAVTYWIDTSKVDTTNVKIEIPQIEMPKLDLGIPNFK